TTTGCCTTAGCAATCTAATTTGCTGGCTAAAAGTTTTTTCCGAAGAAAAAATCTTTTAATCTTTATAGTCTTTTGAAACAAGTTCAAGTAAGACTCTTTGGTGTCTAAGACCCAAATCTTTGAAATCGTTTTAAAATAAAATTTAAAGCCGACTTCATTTTTTGAAATCTTAGGGTTGCTTTACTATTTAATTATCAATGTTCTTTTTTTCGACAACAGTTGATATTCTATCACACCGTTATTAGCTTGTCAACACTTTTACAAAAAAAAATAAATCTAACGGAGAAGGAGGGATTTGAACCCTCGCGCCGCGTGAACGACCTATACCCTTAGCAGGGGCACCTCTTCAGCCACTTGAGTACTTCTCCAGATATTTAGTTTTTTTGTAGTGCAAGAGTTATTATACTAAAGCTTTTGTCATTTGTCAACGGTTTATACTATATTTTTTTAATTATTTATTTAGTGTTCATTTTAGGAGATTTATAATCTTATTTATATATACTTTTATATTAAATCTTATGTCTCTGACCACTTATAAGACACAAGTTTCATTAAAACCTTATTACAATAATGTTTACTCTTACATCTTATTGATGATTTCTTTTACAAGTTTAATAAATATAGGTTTGGTTTTTTCTGCCACTTTTACAATTTCATCATGGTTCGGTGAATGCATTATATCTGGATTAGCTGAATCTGTAATACAAGATATGCCTAATACGCGTATCCCTGTATGATTTGCTATTATTGTCTCTGGAACAGTAGACATTCCTATTGCATCTCCACCTATTTTTATTAACATCCTTAACTCAGCTTTAGAATAGTAGTAAGGGCCAGCTATACCTGTATATATTCCTTCCTTTAATTCTATACCAAGTGCCTTTGCCACTTTATTTGCTAATTCTATTAGTTCTTTATCATAGGCTGATGACATATCTGGAAATCTTGGTCCAAACTCATCAATATTTTTGCCTATTAAAGGATTATTTCCTGTCATATTGATATGATCTTTTATTAACATTAATTTTCCTGCTGTTAGGTCTTTTCTTAACCCTCCTGCTGCATTGGTTATTATTAATTTTTCCACACCTATTAATTTCATTACTCTAATGGGAAATGTAACTTCTTCTAATTCATACCCTTCATAATAATGAAATCTACCATCCATAGCAATAACCATTTTACCTTCTAATTGTCCAATTACCAATCTTCCTTTATGACCTTCTACTGTAGAAATAGGGAAGTTAGGAATATCTTTATACTCCATATATATTGGGTTTATAATTTCTTCTGTTAATGTACCTAAACCTGATCCTAGAATTAAACCTATAGTAGGTGTTTCATTCTTAATTTGACTTTCAATATATTCTTTAGTTTTTATATATTTATCTATCATTCTATAACACCTCTCCTATAAAACATATTATAATACATTTTACCATAAATAATTAATTCTATTGTATTTTTTTTTATAAAAATAACCTAGTTATTATTCTTATTAAAGTATTGTAATATCCATTAATATCTATACTTTTAAAATAAACAATAACTAGGTCAATCTAATGCAATATCATATCTAATAATTTTTTACTAGGTTGGAATTCAAAAAAAACAAGTTCATCATCTTCTTTGAAAATACAATAAAAATTGTTAGCTGTATCATTTGTATTATAAAGTATTCTTTTCTTTTTGTATTTTTTCTTTTTATCAATATTATAATTTTTACTTTGTACACTTTCTATTTTTTCTATTTGATGTTTGTTTAAATTTATTATAATCTTTTCTTTTCTTCCAATTAGTTCTTGTATTATAAACTCTTCACCTATTACCATATATTTATAAGCTAATATGTATTTCTTAAATATAATATATATAATAATAGATATCAGTGATATTATTATTATATCAATTGTAATGGATCCTATATCTAAATATCTACCAATAAAATTTGTTACATTTGTTATTAATATTATATTAATAAGGTATATTAAAAATTTTAGTATTGTCATGTTTTGTCTCTTAGAAATTTCTTTATACACGATGTACTCTCCTAGTTTTAAATATATCATTTTATATTTCACTTCTATTAATTTATCTTTTCTTATGCTTTTGTTTTGGAAAAACATAAACAAGTTTAAAAATAATACTTTAATTAAATACTTCGGTATTTGTCTTTCTCTAATTTATACAAATTATTGCCTTTATCATCTATTACGACTATGACAGGTAGTTTGTCTACTGTTAATTCCCTAATAGCTTCTGTACCTAAGTCATCATAGGCAATAACTTTAACATTTGTAATATGCTTAGATAATAATGCACCTGCACCACCAATTGCAGCAAAGTAAATTACATTATTCTTCTCCATTGATTCTATTACTTCAGGAGATCTTTCCCCTTTTCCTATCATACCCTTTAATCCTAAATCCATTAAAGTAGGTGCAAAAGAATCCATTCTATTACTCGTTGTTGGACCTGCTGACCCTATTACTTGATTTTCTTTTGCTGGGGTTGGACCCATATAATATATAATATTACCTTCTAGTGGTATTGGAATTGGCTTATTATTCTCTAAATCAGTAATCATTCTTTTATGAGCTGAATCTCTAGCTGTATATATTTTACCCGTTATATTAATAAAGTCTCCTGCTTTAAGATTCTTTATTATATCATATGTAAGTGGTGTTATAATTTCTCTAATCATATTTGTCTCCTTATAATTCTCTTGTAACATGTCTATTAACATGACAACATATATTTACTGCAACAGGTAATCCAGCAATATGAGTTGGAAAGGTTTCTATATTTAAACCTAGTGCTGTAACTATGCCACCTAACCCTTGTGGACCAACACCTAATTTGTTTATCTCATTTAATAATGTTTCTTCTAATTCTTTAATATGATCTATATTAGAGGATTCGTTTATTGGTCTTAACAATGCTTTTTTAGCTAGAAAGGCACATTTTTCAAAGGTTCCACCTAATCCTACTCCAATGACTAGAGGAGGACATGCATTAGCTCCTAATTCATCTACCGTATTAATAATTGCTTTTTTTACGCCATCAACACCATCAGAAGGTTTCAACATAAATATTCTACTCATGTTTTCACTACCAAACCCTTTAGGTGCTATAGTTATTTTAAATGTATCGCCCTTTACTATATTATAATGGATGATTGCAGGCGTATTGTCTTTTGTATTGTTTCTTAATAAAGGATCATCTACAACGGACTTTCTTAAAAATCCTTCTTTATAGCCTCTTCTAACACCTTCATTTATTGCATCTTCTAATAAATCACCTTCAATAGCAATTTCTTGTCCCATTTCAATAAAAACAACAGCCATACCTGTATCTTGACATATTGGTATATTCTTATCTTTTGCAATTAACATATTTTCATCAAGTAATTCTAGTACTTGTTTTCCGATAAGTGACTTTTCTATTTTAACACTTTCTTTAATTGCTTTTTCCATATCACTTGATAAGTATAGATTTGCCTCTATACACATTTCTTTGATATTTTCGATTATGTCATTGGTATTGATTATCCTCATTACTAAACCTCCATGGTAATATTAATAATAATAAGTATACTTTATTTTATTGTATTAATCCATAGTGTTAGTGCAGAAAAATCCACCTTTAAGATATAATTATTTAGTAGCTATTTAATATTTATTTTAATACAAATATCCTCTTATACATTAATGGCATAAAAATAACGCCAATCATATTGACGTTATTAATTTTTTTACTCTTGTCTTATTCTATATTATCTATAACTTCATTTATCTCTTCTAAATCTTCTCTAACTTTTGCGATACTTGCAACCTTTATATCTTCTGAAACATTTATTAATTTTACACCTGATGTTACTCTACCAAATCTAGAGATTTCTTTAACTCTTAATCTAATAACAATGCCACCAATGGTAATAATCATAATTTCTTGCTCTTCAGTAACGCATTTCACGCCAATAACATTCCCTGTCTTCTCTGTTATCTTATAACATTTAACACCTTTTCCGCCTCTTCTTTGTATAGCGAATTCATCTAAAGATGTTTTCTTTCCAATACCTTTTTCAGATACAATTAATAAATCTGTTCCTTGTGAAGCCAGTTGCATACCAACAACTTCATCATCATTATTAATATTCATACCACGAACCCCCATTGAGGTTCTTCCAATGGTCCTTACATCTTCTTCACTAAATCTAATACACTGACCAAACTTGGTTACAAGAAAAACTTCTTGTTTATTGTCTGTATATTTAACTTCTATTAATTCATCGTCTTCTTTTAATCCTATAGCTTGTAAACCACTGTTTCTTATGTTTACATATTCCATTAATCCAGTTTTCTTTATTATACCTTTTCTAGTAGCCATTATTAAATACTTATCATCTTCATATTCTCTAATTGGTATTACTGCAGTTATATATTCTCCTGCTTCAATCTGAAGTAAATTAATAATCGCAGTACCTCTTGCTGTTCTACTAGATTCTGGAATTTCATAGGCTTTTAACCTATAAACCTTACCTTTATTGGTAAAGAATAGTATATAATGATGTGTGGTAGTTACAAAAAGATGTTCAACAAAATCTTCTTCTCTTGTTTGCATTCCTTTTATACCTTTTCCACCTCTATTTTGGCTTTTATAAGTATTAACTGGAAGTCTTTTTATATAACCTAAATTAGTCATAGTAATGATTGTATTTTCTTCTTTTATCATATCTTCGATTCTAATTTCACTATCATCGTATGTAATTTCCGTTCTCCTTGGATCCCCATACTTTTCTTTTATAATCAGAATCTCTTCTTTTATAACTTGATACAATCTTTTTTCATCATCTAAAATAGCTTTCAACTCTTTTATAAGTTCTTGAAGTTCTCTGTATTCATTCTCTATTTTTTCTCGTTCTAAACCAGTTAAACTTCTAAGCCTCATATCAACAATTGCTTGGGCTTGTACTTCAGAAAATTGAAACCTTTCAATTAAATTTTCTTTCGCTTCAGCAGTACTATTAGAATTTCTAATGATATTAATAACTTCATCAATAAAATCAAGGGCTTTTATCAAACCTTCTAAAATATGTGCTCTATCTTCTGCTTTTTTTAGTTCGTACTTTGTTCTACGAGTAACAACATCTTTTTGATGTTCAATGTAAAGGGATAACATTTCCTTTAAGTTTAATAACTTTGGTTCATTATTAACTAAAGCCAACATATTAACACCAAAAGTATCTTGTAATTGGGTATGTTTGTATAATAAATTTATTATGACATTAGGGTTAGCATCTCTCTTTAACTCAATAACAACCCTCATACCAGTTCTATCAGATTCATCACGTAAATCAGAAATACCTTCTATTTTTTTATCTCTTACTAACTCGGCAATTTTTTCAATTAATCTTGCTTTATTAACTTGATAAGGTAATTCTGTAACAATAATTCTTTGTTTTCCATTAGGCATAGGTTCAATATCAACATTCGCTCTTACTTTAACTTTACCTCTACCTGTTCTATAGGCTTCATATATGCCACTTTTCCCTAATATTTTTGCCCCAGTAGGAAAATCAGGGCCTGTTATTATTTCAATTAATTCATCTATATCCGTATCTCTGTCTTCTAATAAATTATTATCTATTATTTTTACAACACCATCTATAACTTCATTCAGATTATGTGGTGGTATATTTGTTGCCATTCCTACAGCAATCCCTGAAGTACCATTTACAAGTAAATTTGGATATCTAGCTGGTAATGTAACAGGTTCTTTTAAAGATTCATCAAAATTTGCTCTAAAATCTACTGTATCCTTTTGAATATCTGCAAGTAATTCCATAGATATTTTACTAAGTTTTGCTTCAGTATACCTCATTGCCGCAGCACTATCACCATCAACAGAACCGTAATTACCATGACCTTGAACCAATAGATATCTTGTAGAAAAGTCTTGTGCCATACGAACCATTGCATCATAAATTGAACTATCACCATGAGGGTGATACTTACCCATTGTATCTCCAACGATACGTGCCGATTTTCTAAATGGTTTATCTGGAGAAAGGTTTAACTCGCTCATAGAATATAATATACGTCTTTGAACTGGCTTAAGACCATCTCTTACATCAGGTAATGCACGAGATGCTATAACACTCATTGCATAATCTATATAAGATTTTTTCATTTCTTCTTGTATATTTACCGATATTACCTTATCCGGCATATTTATTTCATCCATTTACTTTCCTCCACTCAAGCATATTGACTCAACTTATATATCTTACTGACGTAAGAGACACAAGTTTCGTTGAAAACGTAATTTCCAAATCCTTTCAAGCAAGTTTTCAGATTACATTTTTATTTTCACTCTGCCTATGACTCTTACTTCGTAAGAGTGACAAGCTTCGTTGAAAGTTTAAACATCTAAGTTTTTAACGTATTTAGCATGGGATTCTATAAATTCTCTTCTTGGTTCTACTTTATCACCCATTAATGTTGTAAATACTTCGTCTGCTGCTGCTGCATCTTCTAGTTCAACTCTTAGTAATGTTCTTGTTTCTGGATCCATTGTCGTGTCCCATAATTGTGTTGCATCCATTTCACCTAAACCTTTATAACGTTGTAATACAATACCTTCTCTACCAATTTCCTCTAACAATCTATCTAATTGTTTATCTGAGTAAACATAATGAGATTTTTTATTTTTAACAACTTTATATAGTGGTGGTTGAGCAATATAAATCTTCCCTTGTTCTACCAATTGAGGCATGTAACGATATAAAAATGTCAATAAAAGCGTTCGTATATGAGCCCCATCAACATCCGCATCTGTCATTATTATAATTTTATGGTATCTTAATTTTTCTATATCGAAATCATCTGATATACCAGTACCAAAAGCTGTTATCATTGCTTTTATTTCATTATTCCCTAGAATTTTATCTAATCTTGCTTTTTCAACATTTAGTATTTTACCTCTAAGTGGTAATATAGCTTGTGTTTGTCTAGATCTTGCAGATTTGGCAGATCCACCTGCTGAATCTCCCTCTACGATATATATTTCACATAATTTAGGATCTTTTTCTGAACAATCGGCTAATTTACCAGGTAAGCTTGTACTTTC
This genomic stretch from Natranaerovirga pectinivora harbors:
- the gyrA gene encoding DNA gyrase subunit A, which produces MDEINMPDKVISVNIQEEMKKSYIDYAMSVIASRALPDVRDGLKPVQRRILYSMSELNLSPDKPFRKSARIVGDTMGKYHPHGDSSIYDAMVRMAQDFSTRYLLVQGHGNYGSVDGDSAAAMRYTEAKLSKISMELLADIQKDTVDFRANFDESLKEPVTLPARYPNLLVNGTSGIAVGMATNIPPHNLNEVIDGVVKIIDNNLLEDRDTDIDELIEIITGPDFPTGAKILGKSGIYEAYRTGRGKVKVRANVDIEPMPNGKQRIIVTELPYQVNKARLIEKIAELVRDKKIEGISDLRDESDRTGMRVVIELKRDANPNVIINLLYKHTQLQDTFGVNMLALVNNEPKLLNLKEMLSLYIEHQKDVVTRRTKYELKKAEDRAHILEGLIKALDFIDEVINIIRNSNSTAEAKENLIERFQFSEVQAQAIVDMRLRSLTGLEREKIENEYRELQELIKELKAILDDEKRLYQVIKEEILIIKEKYGDPRRTEITYDDSEIRIEDMIKEENTIITMTNLGYIKRLPVNTYKSQNRGGKGIKGMQTREEDFVEHLFVTTTHHYILFFTNKGKVYRLKAYEIPESSRTARGTAIINLLQIEAGEYITAVIPIREYEDDKYLIMATRKGIIKKTGLMEYVNIRNSGLQAIGLKEDDELIEVKYTDNKQEVFLVTKFGQCIRFSEEDVRTIGRTSMGVRGMNINNDDEVVGMQLASQGTDLLIVSEKGIGKKTSLDEFAIQRRGGKGVKCYKITEKTGNVIGVKCVTEEQEIMIITIGGIVIRLRVKEISRFGRVTSGVKLINVSEDIKVASIAKVREDLEEINEVIDNIE
- a CDS encoding purine-nucleoside phosphorylase; its protein translation is MIDKYIKTKEYIESQIKNETPTIGLILGSGLGTLTEEIINPIYMEYKDIPNFPISTVEGHKGRLVIGQLEGKMVIAMDGRFHYYEGYELEEVTFPIRVMKLIGVEKLIITNAAGGLRKDLTAGKLMLIKDHINMTGNNPLIGKNIDEFGPRFPDMSSAYDKELIELANKVAKALGIELKEGIYTGIAGPYYYSKAELRMLIKIGGDAIGMSTVPETIIANHTGIRVLGISCITDSANPDIMHSPNHDEIVKVAEKTKPIFIKLVKEIINKM
- a CDS encoding fumarate hydratase — its product is MRIINTNDIIENIKEMCIEANLYLSSDMEKAIKESVKIEKSLIGKQVLELLDENMLIAKDKNIPICQDTGMAVVFIEMGQEIAIEGDLLEDAINEGVRRGYKEGFLRKSVVDDPLLRNNTKDNTPAIIHYNIVKGDTFKITIAPKGFGSENMSRIFMLKPSDGVDGVKKAIINTVDELGANACPPLVIGVGLGGTFEKCAFLAKKALLRPINESSNIDHIKELEETLLNEINKLGVGPQGLGGIVTALGLNIETFPTHIAGLPVAVNICCHVNRHVTREL
- a CDS encoding Fe-S-containing hydro-lyase, which produces MIREIITPLTYDIIKNLKAGDFINITGKIYTARDSAHKRMITDLENNKPIPIPLEGNIIYYMGPTPAKENQVIGSAGPTTSNRMDSFAPTLMDLGLKGMIGKGERSPEVIESMEKNNVIYFAAIGGAGALLSKHITNVKVIAYDDLGTEAIRELTVDKLPVIVVIDDKGNNLYKLEKDKYRSI